Genomic window (Maniola jurtina chromosome 8, ilManJurt1.1, whole genome shotgun sequence):
AGTGAGCTACCAAATTGACTGAACCCATAGCAGTtcaaacattgttttttttagattaaatgtGTATTTACTTATTAGGGACTTTAGCTTTAAATTAACACTACaatcataaaaaaatcttattgttTAAACAATTAAAGTAGACATATAGGAAACTTCACTCTCTATGGTAACCAACATTTTGTGCTATGAACCatagtatacattgtagtaGTACCATAAAAAGTCAATAGTAGGTTGAATCGTGGCACAAGCAGCTAGTATTGTATAAACAGggttattttgaattttaaaagtaatataaaaggaaaaggtgtctgactgactgattgaatGATCTATGTGTGTGTGAATGGTGCGTGTTGCACCTTAAACTATtgaacagattgggctgaaattctgcatgcagatagctatattGACGTacacatctgctaagaaaggattcaaCCACTAAGaaggtaaaatagaggtttgaaatttgtatagtccagaTGGATGAAGTCAAGTGTTTAAGCTAGTGTATAATTATacttttttaaatgattaatgGTAAATaactgaatatatttttaatttttataagtacatacatgaataaaatataaatctgataaaaaattgtttttggtCAAGTTACCTTCATGCTACATCTATTTTGTCCTCTTAATATCTTAGCCTAATAAATATTGTGTGAAAGTATCATGAACAAATAAGACCAAAAAGCAAAAAACAACTTTGGTCTGATTCTGAACTATAGTTGAGtttcaaattgtacctacagtatgtttaaaatatattcaGGAATTTATGATGTTGCTTTCGAGTGAAGCATTCTTTAAATGTAGATAGCAATAAATGACTTACCTCACCACTGCGAGCTGCAGGAGAATTTTCTTCGATTTCGTAAATAATATGTGGCAAACCGGCTTCACCGAGTAAAGAAAATCCGAATCCCAAGTTGTCACAACGATTCAGGACCACAAGTCTTTCGTCAGCCATATTCAGTATACAGCAGCATTGGTTAATATCCTACGAAGGATTTCACTTCTAccactttttaacttttaataaggGACTAATTTAATGGATATTACTCAATTAAACCGATAAAAAGATTCATAATTACAACGTACGATAGCAAACGCACCCAGCAAAACGAAGATAGAAATACAGATAAAATTTCATCAGAGGAATAGAGGGAGGCTTTTTTTATACAGATGTAAAAATAACCATTTGTTTTTTCTGTGTCTAAGTTAAGCTGTGATACAGATGAAAATAATTGCTGATAGTGATTATAAACTCTTTGGTTACAAAgagtcattttattttatccttTGAGTTTTATGTCTGTGGTGCCAACGGTCGGCTGCGCCTGGCCTGGGCCTGTGCCAAAAAATTATTTGAGACTAGCACAGGCTTCGTAGGGTTTTCGTATggatctataataattatttttagagttcaagagcacaaaaggaaaaaaggaacccttataattaggatcactttgttgtctatcggTTCGTTCGTCCGtttatccgtccgtctgtctgtgtgtctgtctgtttgtctgtctgtcagggctgttaagaaacctatagggtacttcccgtagacctaaaatcatgaaggCAGGTAGGTCGGTCTTATAATAACACACTAatggggaaaaatccgaaaattcgTGGTTACctagttacattacaaaaaaaaatgtattcatgaacatTTCATGAGTTTTGTCACTGTATTTTGCCGAAACTGTAACGACTGCATAAAATAAACCTAGCAAAGTAGCATTTACGGCAAAATAAAGACAAATGTTACTGTATACCACAATACCGCCAGCGGTCTTTTAgtacaaattattaaaataccgCTACCGgcagaatattattattttgtagatAGTGGTTTATAGAGAAATACTAAAGTACCGCTAGCGGTACTACAGCAGTCACGGCTAACTTTACAATTGTGTCAAACCTTGTAAATCATTAAAACCACAAAtgtcaagtgtcaactgtcaactcAAAACCACTCAAAAGTCAAAACTGTCAGGAAAATAAATTGAAGGCAAGGAAATTACATGCTAATTTCTGTAGGTTTCCCAAGGTTTCCAGTTTCAGAAGTTCAATTAGTCACGTTACATTAGTAACATAGTGATCTGTGCGTTACAACTTACAAATTAAATTCTGTTGTTCTGTAATCCGTTTTAAATCAGTAGCAATAATGTATTTTGTGTCAAACATTGTAAAAGTTACCATCCCTAACTATTTGGCCAGCTTACCAATTCCTGATTCTTTCGGGGGTTGGTTTAGACTTGGATGTgagttttttaacaatattttccCTATGATATATTTCTATTACCAATATTCTTTGCATTGATACATCGTTTAAAATGCATGCTTATCAAATTCTGTTCTTAGGTGCATCaagttttgtaataattttataatagttagGTTATTTTGAACCTTTCTGCTAAGTTCTGTGTAGTTAGTTGCTCTTATTGTCTTCAGTAAATAATGTACTTAAGTTTCATATAGTAAAAAGCAATAGATTCAACATAGTTTAGCACCATTTGTCCAATAAATCTATTatttaatatcataaaataataatatcagaaAAATCAAGGCTGTTGACATACTTTCAACTAATTATGGTGTTATATTCTCACTGTTAGTTACAATGCtgcatttataaatatttgattgCATGCAATGTTCACAAatacttgaatttttttattggtgaatattttttaaggttttttgtacttattataattataaattatgtgTATCTTGTTGATTTGTTCACTTAAATATAGGCAACTATATGTAATTCTTGGGAGATTGTATTTATGACAATCATAGTGTACATATAATGTTTATAAATCACTACCTATACTATAAATGCCAAAGtatggtttgtcctttaatcacacCGCAAACGAGCAACAGATTGACGTGATATTTTGCATTGAAatagttaaatacctggagagaagacataggctactttttatcccataaaatcaaaaacttcccacgtgatttataaaaaattacatccaCACAAacaaagttgcgagcatcagcttgtcttaaataattaattatatcatacCAGCTGATTGCCACGACTTCGtttgtgtggatttaagtttttaaaaatccagtaagATACTCTCCATCATTGCAACTATCCCCAACAATTAATTCAATTGGTTGATTAGTTTTAGTTAAGGTGTGAAGGAAGGGACAAACACACagtttcgtatttataatattagtatagatcgtAAACTTTGGAACTGTTATACTTTGACTCTTTTACTGTAGGAGCCAGATTTCCTCAAGCTACAACTCGCTTCTAGCTAATGACAGAATTCTCATAATATGTCAGCTGACTACAGTTAATTATTGGTTTGTTGTTTGTGCTGTTTGCTGATATGAGTtccatcaaaattggtttagtagTCTTTATAACCAAAACCACATATTTATATGGAGGTACAAGAAAATTATTAGGAtaacttggaatacattccatTCAGAACTTTTTgagataagtattttaaaatagataGTTGACTGATTTTATTCTATGGTGAAGTCAAAACTTGTTATTATTTACAGTTAAGGATTGGTTAGCCTTAATCCCCCCGACTTTGGCTGTTGGTGGTATATCCTACTACTCATACATAACAATCAAGAAAGCCAATGATGCAGACAAGGGGCTGGTGAACCCTGGCATCAGGAAGGATATCAATAAAGTGGTGGACTTCATTGACATTGAAGACATAACTGAGAAGGCATCTTTGTGTAGATGCTGGAGGAGTAAGAATGTGAGTATAATGCCTCGTACCAATGATATTATTTAACACAAAGAACAACAAGCTTAATTCACTATAATCTATCAAAACAGACTAATCTGTAGGTACAATGTATACTGCACATTGTATCATACAGATAATTATTGTACTGCCCTCCTCCCGCttctaaacatgcaggaaaaccCCAGCCTTCATGCAGACAAATCTGCAAAAGGAGTAGGAAATTATCATAGTATAAACTATGCTGTGACATACATTCTTATCAGTGCAGATAAAACTATTACAGCTGCCTCTAGGATATTTGAGTGTGAAACTTAgtattatactagctgtgcccgcgacttcgttcgcgtggaatagtgacttttcaggcagcatatactctgtacgttaaaaatgttcgccgtgattctttaaattgacataacttttttatttgtgaaccgattgacatgaaataaacactaaatgttaagtgaagcttactacaatgtattagtgaaaaccgtatctaaatcgaataagccgtttctgatatttgcgtgcacaaacacacagacaaacagacaaaaaaaaatacattttcgggtttggcatcgatataataacaacccctgctacttttttttatatatttccattgtacagacaccacttttctacaattttattatatgtataattgtatagattataatattataagtatagaattaTTTTCTGGGTCAACACATTGCAGAATAGTAGCTACCATAACCTCTAAGTAGTTACATGCTCTTTCGCTTACGATGGAGTGTGCAGGGTTGAACGCGAGAAAGCTTGCACGCGCAATCGCGAATGATTGTTGTTAACCAATTTTTTGACTGCTATATCACTCGCAAGCTATTTATTGTCCATGTGTTTTCATCTGAGAGGATAGAGTGCTTGTGTAAAGGCTAATCGCGCGCAATTCACTCATTTACCTAAGAGTGGTAATTgccctaatattattataaatgtatcTACACCATAACTAACTTGTGCATAGAATGGCGTTTGATTAAGgatacttagctataatttttttatttcagtggCCATATTGTGATGGCAGCCATGGGGCCCATAACAAGGAAACTGGAGACAACACTGGTCCAGTGGTTGTTAGACATAAGGAGAACAAGTAAAACACCATAAACAACAGACCTACGGCCAAAGGGTTTTGAAATGGATCTTTAAAGTACAAGAAATCATTTTTACTGTGCCCTAGTGCTAATGGCTAATTCAGGTTTGATTTATAATGTTATAGGAACTGTGATTTTAAtttgtctattattattttacaacttCTGTTGTGCTGcagttttttttctttcgatACAATGAAATGAACCTTATTTGAAACTGAGTTTATCTAGCAAGAAAAAAAACactagtaagtatattatgcaATACTAAGTTATGGTAAAATATGAAATAGTGTTTCTATGATCCATTAGAAGTCCTTCTGGCCGACTACTAACCTCTGTGTAGTTACTTAAACAGGTGATAATTTGTGATTAGAATAGACTAGAAGTACACTTGACATATTATGTAATAGATATTGTAATATCTTGTAAAAATGATCGCACATCTTACTGCGCCAAACGCGACGCACGCTTTCTAAGGCTGTTTGTAGTCACGCTGACTCTCGGCGCGGTCTGCAACGCGTGGCTTGTCGGTGTCTATCAGCGAATATTCGTTATAGTCTAGCGCTGATCATCATAAATATAGTCATTAATAAAAACAggcttacctatattatatttcattttgtgGTAGGTCTTTAAATAATGTGAATACAACATCACTTCAAGCCTTTATTCGTGCATCTTTATTCTCAGGTTATAcagtttttaaacattttctcAATCGTACTTTCTTTAGAAGTTTCCAACTTTTAGGAATTCACATCTCACTGCCTTACATTACATCCATGTGTTACATATGATTTGTTCGGTGCGGATAAATGTGCGACCACCATTAATGGTCACAGCTATTTAAAAAAGTGTCAATAGTCAAGTGTGATTTTAgtcgtttttattaaaaaaactatgatCAAATACCATTCTAATAAGTAGATTTATATTACGTAGTGAAAGTTAACACGTAAGATAATAGTTTTCATTTTacaatgtttataatttttttgaaactgtggttttatttttattgtttgttaagGATTGTTGTTACACGTTTTAAAATGGACAATGGTAAATAAAATTTGCATTTCTATCgcttttattcaatgtttttcatttacaaaataaaaatcgtacACACATTCCCTTAGCATTTATTACATCACAGACACATATTGTtctaaattaagtaagtaaatatgaaTTATGTTAGTACATATGCCAATAGAGGCACATTATTGTGTTGTAGAATGTCGTTACGCGCCATAAAGGTTTAGTCGCCCCGGCGCGCTTCAGCTTGTATAGTTACTGCCCTACCAGATGGCGTTGCGACTTGCGACACataacaacacagtaatgtCTCTGCAGCTTAATACTTCATAGTTTTAGGATGACTAATTTGtgatgatttaaaaattatggcaCAGGCATTCTTTgccgtttataatattattagacttTGTGAAACATTAGCAAAAGGACTTagcaaataaattcaaaaaaattagatcaTTAACATCTAATAACCAATGTCATAGAAGACaactgataataaataatataggtaaaatCCTAAAATAATTTCTCGTAATTTCATAGTTTATTAACAGTTCAGTAAAATCCTTATTACACTTTTCTTTCAAGATAATACACATTTTTCTGTAAATGATCGTAATCTCagatctaataataaataattaagtatattttcataGTTATCACACAACCGACTCAAGATTTGTAGTTAGGTATTCCGAtatgtattggcgtcactcagaaaagcaggtattatttaattatttttatggaattattggaatgtcctctcatttaccaacacaaaaaacacaagttcaatgtgtaaaggtaatccgagagtcttaatctaaacaaactaatgccaaaataaataatttaattagagcgtgattgctatcacaacatctaattatacagttcacaatccaaataccgaaaatatgcgatatcgctccgaatctcggaaggagactgaactaaaaccttcaaaacacccgtatttatgcaagttcaatcttgttggcctcctagcaacagattgtatgacatcgaatgagccaaatatcgattttatcaaactacctgcattaggtaaattaataattttatattatttttgacaactcaaatcaatttttaaaaataaccttacagttcggccgtcctgaatttaacacgtcctcgtgtttctaatcaatcttgtcatgtcagtcgcgggcttccttgccctaagttaaatccaaatcatgggctatcctgccctgcgtcaaattattaaaacctacccctgaactgccgaactctcagttttaatatcaagtcaacaataaatccaaacgactaacttctcattcgatgtatacaaaatctgaaccacttattgcaaattactttccacttcacaaaagactaaattattaaaaaaaaactaaaaattttaatcaccaaatcaaactcaataaaaattttaatcaaatgtgggttgtttacaaaaagataccaaagcgaaattaagacaacgtgagacacgtcccgcttctgaattattggcgtcactcagaaaagcaggtattatttaattatttttatggaattattggaatgtcctctcatttaccaacacaaaaaacacaagttcaatgtgtaaaggtaatccgagagtcttaatctaaacaaactaatgccaaaataaataatttaattagagcgtgattgctatcacaacatctaattatacagttcacaatccaaataccgaaaatatgcgatatcgctccgaatctcggaaggagactgaactaaaaccttcaaaacacccgtatttatgcaagttcaatcttgttggcctcctagcaacagattgtatgacatcgaatgagccaaatatcgattttatcaaactacctgcattaggtaaattaataattttatattatttttgacaactcaaatcaatttttaaaaataaccttacatatgagataataattatagctaAGCAGTATTATGATCAAATTCAGTCTTGATATTTTATCGCAGAATTTTCAAGTGCTTCACTGCATTGTACAGGTTGGCTTCACAActgtaaaaacaaaataatacattaATAATTGTGTCGCAAAAATGCACAGAATTATTTTGGATCGTCTTGTCCAAGCAGATTCATATGAGTGTCATAAGTAACTATGTAATTATATTTGGGTACGCGGACGTTTTGGAGCGGAATTCCGCGGTCGTTTTTCTGCTCGCAGAAATCCACTAATTTGTCCCTGGTGTTAAATACCTAACATTAATAGCTGTCATGATGACAAGTACATGCTGTATGAGGAagattaaaaaaccggtcaagtgcgagccggactcgcacactaagggttccgtaccatcgcacaagatatacCTTACACTTTAAtatagaacactgcaagttaatgactgactgcgccatctatttagtgaattaatttttctgtgaacacattttaatttctttttgtaatgtaaactcaaattcacgggtttcggatttttttctttatctacTTGTAtcataaaacctacctacctgcttttcatgattctaggtcaacagaaagtaccctataggttttcttgacagacacgacggaccggacagacagacagacagacaacaaagtgatcctataagggttctttttttcttttgaggcacggaactctaaaaaatc
Coding sequences:
- the LOC123867854 gene encoding CDGSH iron-sulfur domain-containing protein 2 homolog, whose product is MYFVSNIVKVTIPNYLASLPIPDSFGGWFRLGFKDWLALIPPTLAVGGISYYSYITIKKANDADKGLVNPGIRKDINKVVDFIDIEDITEKASLCRCWRSKNWPYCDGSHGAHNKETGDNTGPVVVRHKENK